A portion of the Thalassotalea sp. LPB0316 genome contains these proteins:
- a CDS encoding insulinase family protein, translated as MIKSPNDNKNYHSLTLANGLRVLLIENTESQKAAAALAVNVGHFSDPIDRQGMAHFLEHMLFLGTKHFPDGNEYQQFIAKNGGHHNAWTATEHTCYFLDIFYQQFEAALERFSDFFINPLLSQSFIEKERQNIDAEFKLKLKDDIRRLYDVHKETINQQHPFSQFSVGNIDTLADRENSNVRDELVSFYQRHYYAQNMTLALEGPIPLAELERLATQYFSPIVSNNAPKAEIAQPIYQKQHQGIKIDVCPVKDDRQLIVSFAMPCLDGYYQHKPEALIAYLLGHEGPGSLLSYLKQQHWALRLSAGSGIHGSNFKDFNISISLTEKGEAHVDEIIAACFSYIELLKAKPIDEIYFDEKKAIASLSFNFQEQVKPIESVSHLVMNMHYYPSEHYIYGDYIMAAMNHQYLSEILAYLSPDNLRVMHVSKQLNFDKTSQWYQVPYKVSAFNEQQKTLWQNPPELAPLHLPEKNPYIVKAPEIVVKEKEQTQPEIINKENGLTVWFKQDQSFNIPKGYIYLNIDSPYCVSSDETIAMTRLFVNLFTDNVTEAHYNAELAGMHYHLYPHQSGMTLQISGLSEKQPLLLEKLLHSLTNQVFCQDKFNLFKQQLIKHIKNTQDSKSISQLFSAVSSLLQPQKLDAEAYIKALENVAFEHFQQFYLRLFEKIYLELFIHGNWQRSHAEEITTVVKTAFNGSTHDNAQQEIPVIDTQGAGTLTHFLTLHEHDHATIVYFNFADKSVTTMAYAMIVSQLLSPHFFEQMRTEKQFGYLVGVGYVPTGYYPGMALYIQSPHTNSIKLLEAIEQFVSTSNSLISQLTEQEWYALRSGLAGQLLEKDATLRIKSQRFWGSITSHDTEFNNKAKLINAISNMELDEIKAFVSERLLDESGQNIAADHICLMTAKDLDLSVLSNTDRDLQEVSKKLQKTGKIKF; from the coding sequence TTGATAAAAAGCCCCAATGACAATAAAAATTATCATTCGCTCACGCTAGCTAATGGCTTACGAGTTTTGCTGATTGAAAACACCGAAAGCCAAAAGGCAGCTGCGGCCCTAGCCGTCAACGTTGGTCACTTTAGCGATCCAATTGACCGCCAAGGCATGGCACATTTTCTCGAGCATATGCTTTTTCTCGGTACTAAGCACTTTCCAGATGGCAACGAGTATCAGCAATTTATCGCTAAAAATGGTGGCCATCATAACGCTTGGACCGCAACAGAACACACCTGTTATTTCTTAGATATTTTTTATCAACAGTTTGAAGCAGCCCTTGAGCGCTTTAGTGACTTTTTTATCAACCCATTGTTATCGCAATCTTTTATCGAAAAAGAGCGTCAGAATATCGACGCCGAGTTTAAGCTGAAATTAAAAGACGATATTCGCAGGCTTTACGACGTTCACAAAGAAACGATAAATCAACAACACCCGTTTTCTCAATTTAGTGTTGGCAACATCGACACCTTAGCCGATAGAGAAAACAGCAATGTGCGCGACGAGCTGGTGAGTTTTTATCAGCGTCATTACTATGCACAAAATATGACGTTAGCGCTCGAGGGGCCAATACCACTAGCTGAGCTAGAGCGGCTTGCAACGCAATACTTTAGCCCTATTGTTTCGAATAACGCGCCAAAAGCCGAAATAGCACAGCCAATCTATCAAAAGCAGCATCAGGGCATCAAAATTGACGTTTGCCCTGTCAAAGATGACAGACAATTAATCGTCAGCTTCGCGATGCCATGTTTAGACGGGTACTATCAGCACAAGCCTGAAGCACTCATTGCTTATTTACTTGGTCATGAAGGGCCTGGTAGCTTATTGTCATACCTCAAACAGCAACACTGGGCATTAAGATTAAGTGCCGGCTCAGGTATTCACGGCTCAAATTTTAAAGACTTTAACATTTCAATCTCCTTGACCGAGAAAGGAGAAGCGCATGTCGATGAGATTATCGCTGCCTGTTTTAGTTATATCGAGCTGTTAAAAGCAAAGCCAATTGATGAAATTTATTTCGACGAAAAAAAGGCGATTGCTTCATTGTCATTTAATTTTCAAGAGCAAGTAAAGCCTATAGAGTCGGTGAGTCACCTGGTAATGAATATGCACTATTACCCGAGTGAGCATTATATATACGGCGACTATATAATGGCCGCCATGAATCACCAGTATTTATCTGAAATATTAGCTTATCTATCGCCTGATAACCTACGGGTAATGCATGTATCAAAACAATTGAACTTTGATAAAACCAGCCAGTGGTATCAGGTTCCATACAAGGTTAGCGCATTTAACGAACAGCAAAAGACGCTTTGGCAAAACCCGCCTGAGCTAGCACCATTGCATTTGCCCGAGAAAAACCCTTACATTGTCAAAGCGCCTGAAATCGTCGTTAAAGAAAAAGAGCAAACCCAACCGGAAATCATTAATAAAGAAAATGGTTTAACCGTGTGGTTTAAACAGGACCAAAGCTTTAACATTCCAAAGGGTTATATTTATCTCAACATAGACAGCCCGTATTGTGTCAGTAGCGACGAAACCATCGCGATGACCCGACTATTCGTCAACTTATTTACCGACAACGTAACAGAAGCTCATTACAATGCTGAGTTAGCCGGCATGCACTACCACTTATATCCGCACCAAAGTGGTATGACGTTGCAAATTTCCGGCTTAAGTGAAAAGCAGCCATTATTACTTGAGAAGCTACTACATTCGCTTACCAATCAAGTGTTTTGCCAAGACAAGTTTAATTTGTTCAAGCAACAGTTAATTAAACACATTAAAAACACGCAGGATAGTAAATCAATATCGCAACTATTTTCAGCTGTCAGCAGCTTGTTACAACCACAAAAACTAGATGCTGAAGCCTATATTAAGGCTTTAGAAAACGTTGCCTTTGAGCACTTTCAACAATTCTATCTACGCTTGTTTGAAAAAATCTATCTTGAATTATTTATTCACGGCAACTGGCAACGCTCACACGCCGAAGAGATAACAACAGTTGTTAAAACAGCGTTTAATGGTTCTACACATGATAACGCGCAACAAGAAATTCCAGTTATTGATACTCAAGGAGCTGGAACCTTAACCCACTTCTTGACGTTGCACGAGCACGATCATGCAACGATTGTTTACTTCAATTTTGCCGACAAATCGGTGACGACCATGGCCTATGCGATGATCGTCAGTCAGTTGTTGTCACCGCACTTTTTTGAACAAATGCGCACTGAAAAGCAATTCGGCTACCTCGTAGGCGTAGGTTACGTACCCACGGGTTATTACCCCGGCATGGCGCTATATATTCAATCACCGCATACCAACTCGATAAAATTACTCGAAGCGATTGAGCAATTTGTTAGCACCAGTAACAGTTTAATTAGCCAATTGACGGAACAAGAATGGTACGCTTTGCGTTCAGGGCTAGCTGGTCAGTTACTCGAAAAAGATGCAACGCTGCGGATTAAAAGTCAGCGCTTTTGGGGCTCAATCACTAGCCACGATACCGAGTTTAACAATAAAGCAAAACTGATAAATGCTATCAGTAATATGGAACTTGATGAAATAAAAGCCTTTGTCAGTGAACGTTTACTCGATGAATCAGGACAAAACATTGCCGCAGATCACATCTGTTTGATGACCGCAAAAGACCTCGATTTATCAGTATTATCTAACACTGACAGAGACTTACAAGAAGTTAGCAAAAAACTCCAAAAAACAGGTAAAATAAAGTTTTAG
- the sixA gene encoding phosphohistidine phosphatase SixA: MHIFIMRHGHAIDQAASDSQRPLSESGRIEVAKMAAFLQEQQQSFDVIYQSPYTRAQQTAAIVAEQLGLTEKLQTLDMITPMGRAKDVHDFIDGTLSEAPFKNMLFVCHMPIVSYLVESLSAGASSPIFQTAEIAKIAYDPRACLGELVATYSPSSNR, translated from the coding sequence ATGCATATATTCATCATGCGCCATGGTCACGCGATTGATCAAGCAGCATCAGATTCCCAACGACCGCTAAGTGAGAGTGGTCGTATTGAAGTGGCAAAAATGGCCGCGTTTTTACAAGAGCAGCAGCAATCTTTTGATGTGATTTATCAAAGCCCGTACACAAGGGCACAGCAAACGGCTGCCATTGTTGCTGAGCAGCTTGGTCTTACTGAAAAGTTACAAACGTTAGACATGATTACGCCAATGGGGCGGGCGAAAGATGTTCATGATTTTATCGACGGTACACTAAGTGAAGCGCCGTTCAAGAACATGCTTTTTGTTTGTCATATGCCAATCGTTAGTTACCTGGTTGAGTCGTTAAGTGCTGGTGCGAGCTCGCCGATTTTTCAAACGGCTGAAATTGCAAAAATAGCTTATGATCCCAGGGCTTGCTTAGGTGAGTTAGTCGCGACTTATTCGCCGTCGTCGAATCGTTAA
- the prmB gene encoding 50S ribosomal protein L3 N(5)-glutamine methyltransferase — MTDQLNDQLLSELFTINDFVRFGASAFNQAGLYFGHGTDNAWDEAVFLTMFTLNLPDNLFAQVGDCKLTKQEKVELVAIFKRRIDEEIPAAYLTNQANFAGLPFYVDERVLVPRSPIGELIQQQFKQQLPKGLKPERILDLCTGSGCIAIACAYQFPDAEVDAVDLSIDALNVCQINIESHGLMEQVIPIQSDIFSGVEGQVYDLIVTNPPYVDQEDVDALPKEFLHEPEMGLGSGSDGLDITRKILAQASAHLTEQGVLICEVGNSQVHLQVEYPEVDFTWLTFEKGGHGVFMLTKAQLEQHLAIFRARA; from the coding sequence GTGACAGACCAATTAAATGATCAACTACTCTCTGAGCTTTTTACGATCAATGATTTTGTAAGGTTTGGCGCAAGTGCGTTTAATCAGGCGGGGCTCTATTTTGGTCATGGTACCGACAACGCATGGGATGAAGCCGTTTTTCTGACCATGTTTACCTTAAATTTACCTGACAATTTATTTGCTCAAGTAGGTGATTGTAAATTAACCAAGCAAGAAAAGGTTGAGCTAGTTGCTATTTTTAAACGTCGCATTGATGAAGAAATTCCAGCGGCTTATCTCACCAATCAAGCTAACTTTGCTGGTTTGCCTTTTTATGTTGACGAGCGTGTTTTAGTGCCGCGTTCACCAATTGGCGAACTCATTCAGCAACAATTTAAGCAGCAATTACCTAAAGGTTTAAAACCTGAGCGTATTTTAGATTTATGTACCGGCAGCGGTTGTATTGCAATAGCTTGTGCTTATCAGTTTCCCGATGCTGAAGTCGATGCAGTTGACTTAAGTATTGATGCCTTAAACGTGTGTCAAATTAACATTGAAAGCCACGGTTTGATGGAACAAGTTATTCCAATTCAATCTGATATTTTCTCTGGGGTTGAAGGGCAGGTTTATGATTTAATTGTGACTAATCCACCTTATGTTGACCAAGAAGATGTCGATGCGCTTCCCAAAGAGTTTCTTCACGAGCCTGAAATGGGCTTGGGCAGTGGCAGTGATGGCTTAGACATCACCCGAAAAATACTGGCACAAGCGTCAGCGCATTTAACTGAGCAGGGCGTGTTGATTTGTGAAGTCGGTAATTCACAAGTCCACCTACAAGTTGAATATCCAGAGGTTGACTTTACTTGGTTAACTTTTGAAAAAGGTGGCCATGGGGTGTTTATGTTAACCAAAGCACAATTAGAACAACATTTAGCAATTTTTCGAGCAAGAGCGTAA
- the aroC gene encoding chorismate synthase — protein MSGNTFGKLFTVTTFGESHGLGLGAIIDGCPPGIELSEADLQLDLDRRKPGTSRYTTARREADEVKIMSGVFEGKTTGTPIGLIIENTDQRSKDYGNIAQSFRPGHADYTYSQKYGFRDYRGGGRSSARETAMRVAAGAVAKKYLKQKLGIEIHGCVSQIADIKAEQFDWQQVEENAFFFPDATKLEQLDELLRGIIRQKDSIGAKVTVVAKHVPVGLGEPIFDRLDADIAHALMGINAVKGVEIGDGFEVVNQKGSEHRDELTPDGFATNHAGGVLGGISSGQDIVAHMALKPTSSIGVSGKTIDVDGKEMDIVTKGRHDPCVGIRAVPIAEAMLALTLMDHFMRNRGQNADVNCQTPKI, from the coding sequence ATGTCAGGTAATACATTTGGAAAGTTATTCACCGTTACAACTTTTGGTGAGAGTCACGGCTTAGGTTTAGGCGCAATTATCGACGGTTGCCCGCCGGGGATTGAATTATCTGAAGCTGATTTACAACTTGATTTAGATCGCAGAAAACCCGGAACTTCAAGGTATACAACGGCGCGCCGTGAAGCAGACGAAGTTAAGATTATGTCTGGTGTTTTTGAAGGTAAAACCACAGGAACGCCAATTGGTTTAATCATTGAAAATACCGACCAACGCTCAAAGGATTACGGTAATATTGCCCAATCATTTCGCCCAGGGCACGCCGATTATACCTATAGCCAAAAATATGGCTTTAGAGATTATCGCGGCGGTGGCCGCTCGTCTGCCCGTGAAACGGCGATGCGCGTTGCAGCAGGCGCGGTCGCTAAAAAATATTTGAAACAAAAACTCGGTATTGAAATTCACGGTTGTGTCAGTCAAATTGCTGATATTAAAGCAGAGCAGTTCGATTGGCAGCAAGTTGAAGAAAATGCGTTTTTCTTCCCTGATGCAACGAAACTTGAGCAACTAGATGAGTTATTGCGCGGTATTATTCGCCAGAAAGACTCGATTGGTGCCAAAGTGACGGTTGTTGCTAAGCACGTACCTGTTGGCCTTGGTGAGCCTATATTTGATCGTTTAGATGCCGATATTGCTCATGCATTAATGGGGATCAATGCTGTTAAGGGCGTTGAAATTGGCGATGGCTTTGAGGTTGTTAATCAAAAGGGCTCTGAGCACAGAGATGAATTAACGCCCGATGGTTTTGCGACTAATCACGCCGGTGGCGTACTCGGTGGTATTTCGTCAGGCCAAGATATCGTTGCTCATATGGCACTAAAGCCAACGTCGAGTATTGGCGTGAGTGGCAAAACGATTGATGTCGATGGTAAAGAAATGGATATTGTTACCAAAGGGAGACACGATCCGTGTGTGGGTATTCGCGCAGTGCCAATTGCCGAAGCGATGCTAGCACTAACCTTAATGGATCACTTTATGCGCAACCGAGGACAAAATGCTGACGTAAATTGTCAGACACCGAAAATTTAA
- the smrB gene encoding endonuclease SmrB: MKFKDLLSEQEKQLFKDAIGKIKPMVQDKIHPAKRTIKPKSQIGTNKSRKQLAEFHFSDEFEPNLNQQGPMKYVREDVDSFEAKNLRRGVYPPDLILDLHGLDQHQAKKEIAALLYACQKEHAQCVCIVHGIGSRILKNKVPHWLVQHPDVMAFHQAPLEFGGDGALLVLVELKDKFVR; encoded by the coding sequence ATGAAATTTAAAGATCTTTTGTCTGAACAAGAAAAACAGTTGTTTAAAGACGCTATAGGCAAGATAAAGCCTATGGTGCAAGACAAGATACACCCAGCGAAAAGAACCATCAAGCCCAAATCACAAATCGGCACAAATAAGTCGAGAAAACAGCTTGCTGAGTTCCACTTTAGCGACGAATTTGAGCCCAATTTGAATCAACAAGGGCCAATGAAGTATGTTCGTGAAGATGTTGATAGCTTTGAAGCTAAAAATTTGCGTCGCGGCGTATATCCGCCAGACTTAATTTTAGACTTGCACGGGCTAGACCAACACCAAGCGAAAAAAGAAATTGCAGCGCTACTTTACGCCTGCCAAAAAGAACATGCCCAATGTGTATGTATTGTTCACGGTATTGGCTCTCGCATACTTAAAAATAAAGTACCACATTGGCTTGTTCAACACCCTGATGTTATGGCTTTCCATCAAGCGCCCCTCGAATTTGGCGGTGACGGCGCGCTTTTGGTGCTAGTGGAATTAAAAGATAAATTTGTCCGTTAG